One window from the genome of Xiphophorus hellerii strain 12219 chromosome 16, Xiphophorus_hellerii-4.1, whole genome shotgun sequence encodes:
- the LOC116735765 gene encoding tripartite motif-containing protein 16-like protein isoform X2: MKYWFPVSLDDKTAQKLLWISEGRAKVARISDAVCPYPNRPERYQDSPQVLCKEGLMGVRGYWEVDYDGWVVIGVVAESLPRKGQEVPCGLGENKGSWGVGWSGSCYQVWHNGENIDIQLPPSPTVGVYVDLPAGVISFLSVEGDSEKEVRLIHKYKAKFEERIFPGFWIGTNSFCLIRKKDH, translated from the exons ATGAAGT ACTGGTTCCCCGTCTCTCTGGATGACAAAACAGCACAGAAGCTGCTGTGGATTTCTGAGGGCAGAGCCAAAGTGGCTCGTATCTCGGACGCAGTCTGCCCTTATCCCAACAGGCCTGAAAGATACCAGGACTCACCACAG GTGCTGTGTAAGGAGGGCTTGATGGGTGTCCGAGGCTACTGGGAGGTGGACTACGACGGCTGGGTGGTGATCGGCGTGGTGGCGGAGAGTTTGCCCCGTAAAGGCCAGGAGGTGCCCTGCGGTCTTGGGGAGAACAAAGGCTCCTGGGGAGTCGGCTGGTCTGGTTCCTGCTACCAGGTCTGGCACAACGGCGAGAACATCGACATCCAGCTGCCGCCATCCCCCACCGTGGGCGTCTACGTCGACCTGCCGGCCGGCGTCATCTCCTTCCTGTCGGTGGAGGGAGACTCCGAGAAGGAGGTGCGGCTGATCCACAAGTACAAAGCCAAATTCGAGGAGAGAATTTTCCCCGGGTTCTGGATCGGAACAAATTCCTTCTGTCTTATCCGGAAAAAAGATCACTGA
- the LOC116735765 gene encoding tripartite motif-containing protein 16-like protein isoform X1, which produces MPVPKKAGKKGSSAAEEKLPPYEPNIPEPTTRADFMKYWFPVSLDDKTAQKLLWISEGRAKVARISDAVCPYPNRPERYQDSPQVLCKEGLMGVRGYWEVDYDGWVVIGVVAESLPRKGQEVPCGLGENKGSWGVGWSGSCYQVWHNGENIDIQLPPSPTVGVYVDLPAGVISFLSVEGDSEKEVRLIHKYKAKFEERIFPGFWIGTNSFCLIRKKDH; this is translated from the exons ATGCCGGTCCCCAAGAAAGCAG GGAAAAAAGGAAGCAGCGCTGCAGAAG AGAAGCTGCCGCCATATGAGCCAAATATCCCTGAACCAACTACCAGAGCTGACTTCATGAAGT ACTGGTTCCCCGTCTCTCTGGATGACAAAACAGCACAGAAGCTGCTGTGGATTTCTGAGGGCAGAGCCAAAGTGGCTCGTATCTCGGACGCAGTCTGCCCTTATCCCAACAGGCCTGAAAGATACCAGGACTCACCACAG GTGCTGTGTAAGGAGGGCTTGATGGGTGTCCGAGGCTACTGGGAGGTGGACTACGACGGCTGGGTGGTGATCGGCGTGGTGGCGGAGAGTTTGCCCCGTAAAGGCCAGGAGGTGCCCTGCGGTCTTGGGGAGAACAAAGGCTCCTGGGGAGTCGGCTGGTCTGGTTCCTGCTACCAGGTCTGGCACAACGGCGAGAACATCGACATCCAGCTGCCGCCATCCCCCACCGTGGGCGTCTACGTCGACCTGCCGGCCGGCGTCATCTCCTTCCTGTCGGTGGAGGGAGACTCCGAGAAGGAGGTGCGGCTGATCCACAAGTACAAAGCCAAATTCGAGGAGAGAATTTTCCCCGGGTTCTGGATCGGAACAAATTCCTTCTGTCTTATCCGGAAAAAAGATCACTGA
- the akt1s1 gene encoding uncharacterized protein akt1s1 codes for MASVTHSSEQEIPDNHKESWLALLSAAEAYCQKSGCDLAILTACKKFRLTASEGEVGKKRESGAGFPKECEFSYSVWGQGFLAESARRYVDDIGVLHATSMLTAQKHTRQSAGEQGGKLLVDLTSDTGYRGSFTGDGVVGGVSPNNRLYSQSYPSIYSPDGTSQQGVGQNGNRERERSATEVERGRQRAGIVDLEEEGEEAEEEEEDMEERRPYGNESAGVFSMDEDSLSRDCEPFFESDGEEESTDGSLSEDAPPPPRGLAVGQHAFSSRHAHSTALARSLPVSVPVWGCKSSRAAQGDSGSGERAGCADLEHIAASMKALLVPGATDGTEMFGALPRPRLNTGDFSLKH; via the exons ATGGCCTCTGTAACCCACTCCTCTGAGCAGGAGATCCCAGACAACCACAAAGAGAGCTGGTTGGCTCTACTCTCCGCTGCGGAAGCCTATTGCCAAAAGTCCGGCTGCGACCTGGCCATCCTCACGGCCTGCAAGAAGTTCCGGTTGACGGCCAGTGAAGGTGAAGTCGGGAAGAAGCGGGAAAGCGGCGCCGGCTTTCCGAAGGAATGCGAGTTCTCCTACAGCGTGTGGGGTCAGGGCTTCCTGGCCGAGTCGGCGCGCCGCTACGTGGACGACATCGGCGTACTGCACGCCACGTCCATGCTGACGGCCCAGAAGCACACGCGGCAAAGCGCAGGAGAGCAAGGAGGCAAGCTGCTGGTTGATTTGACCTCTGACACCGGATACAGAGGG AGCTTCACAGGCGACGGCGTAGTGGGCGGAGTCAGCCCCAACAACAGACTGTATTCCCAGAGCTACCCGTCCATCTACAGCCCGGACGGCACCAGCCAACAGGGCGTCGGGCAGAACGGCAACCGGGAGCGGGAGCGGAGCGCCACAGAGGTGGAGCGAGGGAGACAGAGAGCCGGGATCGTAGAcctggaggaggaaggagaagaggcggaggaagaggaggaagacatggaAGAGAGACGACCATACGGCAATGAAAGTGCAG GCGTTTTCTCCATGGACGAGGACTCTCTTTCTCGTGACTGTGAGCCGTTCTTTGAGTCCGATGGAGAGGAGGAAAGTACCGACG GCTCGCTGAGCGAGGACGCCCCGCCGCCGCCGCGCGGCCTGGCCGTGGGGCAGCACGCCTTCTCGTCGCGCCACGCCCACTCCACGGCGCTGGCGCGCTCGCTGCCCGTGTCCGTCCCCGTGTGGGGCTGCAAGAGCAGCAGAGCCGCTCAGGGAGACAGCGGCAGCGGAGAGCGG GCGGGCTGCGCCGACCTGGAGCACATCGCCGCCAGCATGAAGGCCCTGCTGGTCCCCGGCGCCACCGACGGGACGGAGATGTTCGGCGCTCTGCCGCGGCCGCGCCTCAACACGGGCGACTTCTCGCTCAAACACTGA